Part of the Thermomicrobiales bacterium genome is shown below.
AACGGCCACTCCAGCGTGGTGTTGCCCCCCTTGTTCATGCGGATGTCGATGATGAGCCGATCGGGATTGGTCTCGTGCAGCATGGCGAAGAACCGATCGGTGAAGGCAGCGAAGGTTTCGTCATCGCCATCGCGCATGTTGTTGATTTGCAGATAGATGGCGTCCAGCTCGTGTATCGGCTCGAACCAGAATGGGGTACGAAGATCCCGTATAGAGAGCGGTTTTGCTGGGAATCGATCCAACGCCGTGACCCAGTGATCCGGAAACGGAAAGTTGCGGCCGAGCGGCGCGGTGGGAAACTCGTTGTCGGCCATCACGGTGTGATCGGCGAGATTCCCGGCATCGTCCATCAGCCGCAGCGTGACCCGATCCGGATGCGCGGTCAGACCAAGGGCATGCAGAAAGGCCGTCTCCCGCAGGCGGAAGGGCACGATTTCGCTCGGCCAATGCGGATTGTCAGTGCAGATCGTGGGTACGATCTCCTGCGCCACTTCGGCCATCGATCGCCCTTCGATCTCGGCCACCTGCAACCCAACCAGATGGGCATAGGCCGAAGCGGCATGCGTGATGAAAACGCCTTCCTCGAACCGGTAGAACCCCACCGGTAGCGCGGCCAACAGGTCGGCTCGTTCCAGCGCGGGACAGACATAGGCATGCCCGTCCTGCAGCGCCACCAGCAGGCGGCCGAGGTTCAGCAAAATCTCGGCATCGCTCAGTTCGGCAACATGCTCGAAGACCCAAGCGATCGCGCTGTCCATCTCTTCCGCGGAAACAAGCGCGAACGGATTCGCCGAACGGCGCAGCAGCTCTTGCTCGAAGAACTCGATGTCCCCCTGCCATCCCTGATCCCGGGTGGAATCCGGGGCGGGCAGCCCGAACCGATAGGAAATGTTGGGCAGCGACATAAGAGGGGCAAAATCCGGATCCGCGCGGATACCGCCGATATCCCGATAACGCAGATCGAGCGCCAGCTGCATCAGTTCGGACGCGCTGTCGATCTGGCCATCGCGGATCGCAGCCCGGGACGCAAGCACCATCATCTCGCCAAACTCGCCATAGCCAAGCTCGGCGGCGTGGAGCGCGGCCTGCACGGTTCCCGGGAAATCGCCGGAGGCAAAGAGCGCCTGGGCGAGCGCGCCCCACGGCTCGGGATGCACCGGATTGGCTTCGGCCGCGGCGATCAGCTGTTCGATCGAATCGGACATCGGTGGCGCCTCAGAGACGAGTCAACGCTGGAAGGGAGTATGACAGGGAGGAGCACGGCTCGGAACACGCGGTGCGCGCTGGGTACACTACGCGACACGAACCCCCGTCCACCGCACTGTCTTGGGCAGGACAGCGATGTCGTCGCCAATCACCTTCCTCTTCACAGACATCGAAGGCAGCTCTCGGCTCTGGAACCGATATCCAGAGACCATGGCGGATGCGGTGCCGCGGCAGGAAGCGCTTCTGCGCGACGCGGTCGAACGGCATGGCGGAACGGTCTTCAAGACCGTGGGCGATGGGGTCTATGCCGTTTTTGCCGACGCGCCCAGCAGCATCCGCGCAGCGGTTGCCGGGCAACGTCTTCTGCTGTCGCAGCATTGGCCGGGTATGGTCGACGGTGACGACCTGCTGGTCAGGGTGGCGATCCATACCGGGGAGGCGGACACCCACGATGGCGACTACTTCGGCCCCACACTCAACCGGCTGAGCCGCACGCTCGCCGCCGGGCACGGAGGGCAGATTCTCTGCACGCACGAGACCGTCCTGGCCTGTGGGGACGCCTGGCCGGAGGGTATCGAGCGGCGCGATCTGGGCGAGCGCGCCCTGCGGGATGTGGTAGGCAGCGGCCGAATTTTTCAGATCGTCGCCCGTGAGCTGCCCGAGCAGTTCCCGCCGCTTGCCACGCTCGACCTCCGCACGCACAACCTTCCACGCTGGCCAACGTCCATGGTCGGGAGAGAAGCCGACGCCGCTCGCCTGCGCGCGCTGCTCCGGTCGCGCGAGCATCGGATGATATCGGTGCTGGGAACCGGAGGGGTGGGCAAGACCCGCCTCGCCACCGAGGTTGCGGCGCAACTCCTGGACGAGTTCCAGGACGGGATCCGCTTTGTCGATCTCTCGCCGCTCCGGGCGAATGAGCAGGTGCTCGACGCGATCGTGCAGGTTGCCGGCGCGGCCGATCCGCTCGTCTCGCCGCGCAATGCGCTGCTCGACTGGTTGCACGGACGGCAGTTGCTGCTGGTGCTCGACAACTGCGAGCAAGTGATCGAGGGCGTGGCCGAGATCTGCAGCGCCATTGTGCAATCCGCGCCAGATGTGACCATTCTCGCCACCAGCCGGGCGCCGGTACGCATCCGGGGCGAGCGCCGGATCGCGCTGGAACCGCTCTCGTTGCCAGACGATCCGCAGACCAGCCCGGCGGTGGCGCTGTTCGCCCAACGCGCGCGCGACGTGCGCGCATCGTTCGCGCTCGAGCATGACAACGCCGAGGCGATCGCCGAGATTTGCCGCTCGGTCGACGGACTGCCACTGGCCATCGAGTTGGCGGCAGCCTGGGTGCGCATGCTTTCACCCGAGGCCCTGCAACACCGGTTGCAGGAGAGCCGCGCGCTCCTGCGCGACGGTCCGCGCGATCTCCCGGATCGCCAGCGAACCCTGGCCAACACCATCGCCTGGAGCTACGACCTGCTGGAACCCGAAGACCAACGCGCGTTTCGCCGTCTGGCGGTCTTTCATGGAGGCATTGCGGTCGATGCGGCCGCGGCCGTCATCTGGAACGAGGGCATTTCCGATCCCCTTTGGGCCTTGAACCGGCTAGACGCGCTGGTGCAGGCCAATCTCCTGCAGGTCTCGCCCGATGCCACCGGCGAGCCGCGGTTCCTGATGCTGCAAACCATCCAGGAGTTTGCGATCGACACGTTGCGGGAAATCGGGGAATGGGACGATGCTGCCCTGGCGCATGCGGCCTTCTTCTCAGATCTGGCCAGAGAAGCGCGCCCGCACCACCGCACTGCCGATTCGGCGCGCTGGCTCGACCGGCTCGATCGGGAATTCGAGAACCTGCAGGCCGCGGTCGACGAGCAGGCCGCGACTCCGGCCGGTCTGCGGCTGGTGATCGATCTGGCAGGCTTTCTCGATCAGCGGAGGACGGTGCTCCAGGCGCGGTCATGGCTCGAACGCGCCTACCGGCCAGAAGGATCCTATCCTCCCGAGCTCGAGGCCGAAGCGCTCTTCTATCTGGGCAATACCTGGTTCAGCGATCCGGCAGTAGCCGCCACGTTCTACCGCCGGGCAATCGCCATTGCCGACGAAAGCGGGAATCCGGCTCTGCGGGTGCGATCGGTGGCCGCGCTCAGCACGGTTGCCGCGCTGAGTGGAAACTATGCAACCGCCCGCGCCATGGCAAACGATGTGCTGGCAGCCGGGAGAGCGAAAGACGATCCCCAGATCGTCGCGCTCGGCTACGCCAGACTCGCCTACACGGCCTGCGAATCTGGCGATGAGCAAGCAGCCATCGATGCCTGCCGGGAATGGCGCGCCCATGCCGAACGCTCCAACGATGCCACTGGCGACGCCTGGGGATGGCTGATCGAAGGGCGGTCACACCGCCGGTTGGGAGATCGGCCATCGGCGGAGTCTGCTTATGACCATGCGCTTGCACGCTTCTCGCAAACGGGCGATGCCGAGGCCGTTGGTCTTTGCTTTCTGGAACAGGGATTGCTCCTGCTGGACACCGCGCCGGAACAGGCACGTCCACGCTTCGAGCGCGCATTTTCCGCGCTCGTGACCTGTTTCGATACCTACACCGTGCTCTCCCTGCTGGAAGGAGCCGCACGCCTGCTCGTATTCGAGGAAACCTGGGACGCCGCGGCCGAATGCATCGGCGCCGCGCAACAACTGCGCGAGCAATCGGGCATTGCCAGCAACGGCCGGGAGCGCGCCGCGCTCGACCGCGCGATCGACCGGCTTCTGGTCAAGCTCGGTCCTGGCGAGTTCGCAGCCGGGCTCGCCCGTGGCCGGGATCGCTCGCCCCGCGCGCTCATCGAGCAGTTCGATGCGATCGAACTCCCCAGACCCGTGCCGTGAGTTTCAGACGTCCCGTGCCGGGTTCAACATCCTGCGCCCCCGCATATCCCGTACGCCAACCGTATCCCGTCCCAGGTCACGACGGTGAGCGTGGAACCGGCCCGTGCTTCGTCTGAAACCGGTGTCGCGGCGGTGGGTGTGCCGGCGTCCTCGGCGGTAGCAGTTCCGCTGGACGCACCGGTCAGATAGTACTGATCGTCGGCATCGATAAACAGGGCGCCACCGGCGGGAACGTCAAAGGTTCCGGCCCCGAACCGCGTCGGAATGGTGGCATCGGCTTGCTGGATCTCGATTTGCGATCCCTCGCAGATGGTGATCTGGACGAGACCGCTATCGACACGGATGATCGACGGCTGTCGGGAAAGCACTGCAAGCGTTCCGCCGTCGAAGAGTGTTACCTGAGTCAGGACCACATCGATCAAGTAGTCCGGCGGGAGCTCGGTGATCGACTCGAAACTGCTGATGACCTGATAGTCGTCCTGTTCCCCAGGCTTTGCCTCGGGCGTCCCTTCCATCTCATCGAACGGAATCCACGGACCACACCCCGCGGCCTCCTGAGCGATCGCACGAGGCGCGATCGCGAATGCCTGGACGCTGAGTCCCACAATGATGAGTGCTACGAGAGTCAACGCAATCGATCGAACCAACCGCCGGGTCATCGATACCTCCGCTTGCCAGTGCGACATCATCAGACAGATCGAAACGAGTTGGTCCCGTCGCACCTGTTTGGGCCCAGTGTTCCCAGTACACACCCGGCACAACATCGTGTCAACCGGCCGTTTTTCGTGCCGCCACCAGAATGCCTTGCCCGTAGAAGTCGAACCACTCCCCGGGCGGCTTCCCGATCGCGGGCTAGCTCACGCTGCGGTTGAAGCGCTCGATGGCGGACATCAGCTCGTCGAGGGTTTCTTCCTGTTGGGAGGGATCGCTGCCGATGACGCAGCCGCGTATATGGTCTTCCAGCACGAGCAAGCCGGTGGCGCGCAACCCGGCGACGATGGCCGAGATCTGGGTGAGGACATCGACGCAGTACTTGTCCTCTTCCACCATCTTCTGCACGCCGCGCACCTGTCCCTCCAGCCGTTTCAGCCGGGCCAGGATCCGGGCCTTGTCCATTTCATAGGAAGGCGCGTGCTGATGCCCTTCGTGCTGCGCGTGGGATCCATTTGTTTCGGTCTGCATGATGCTGTCGTTTCCTGACACGTATTGGGGAGATGGCTTCCTCACCAGAGCGGCCCATATGGTCCTCGTTCGACGGAGCCAATTGCTACAATTGTGCCAAACAGAGAATCAAGCGTGTCTCTTGGGCGCGTCCCCTTTGCGCTCGACGTCAGAATCGCCCCGTCCTGGCCCACGAACACACACGGCACACTCGCAGGACAAGGATGGAATCTCAATGATCGAAACATCGATTTCTCGACGGACCGTCGTCCGCACGCTCCCTACCCTGCTCGCGCTGGGAACTCTCCCGCATGCGCGCCACACCCGTGCGCAGGAATCGAATCCGCGCACAGATACATCCGCGGTTTCGCTTGGCATGATGGTCGAGGTGGTCGAGGACCGCACCCGGCTGGACGCCACGATCCAGCAGATTGGCCGTCCACTGGAGCTGGTGATGTTCCACACGCATTGGGGCACCAACTCGGGGATTTTCGACCCCTCTCTGCTTCAGTATGTCGATGAGCGTGGAGGGATTCCGTTCATTACCTGGGAAGCCTGGGTGCCGATCTACGCCGGTGGCGTCGGTGTTGCCGATCAACCGACATTCTCGCTGGCGAATATCGTCTCCGGCGCATTCGACACCTACATCGACAGTTGGGCGACCGGTCTGGCCGCATGGGGCAAGCCGGTTCTGCTCCGGTTTGGGCATGAGATGAATGGCGACTGGTATCCCTGGTCTGCCGGCGCGAATGGCAACACGCCAGAACAGTTCATCGAGGCATGGATCTACCTTCACGACCGGTTTGCCGCCGCAGGCGCGGAGAATGTTTTCTGGGTCTGGTCGCCATTCGCGAGCGCCGGCGACGCCGAGCAGGGCGAAATCGTCCCGTTGGACGATGTCTTCCCCGGTGACGATTATGTCGATTATGTGGGGGCCTCGGGATTCAACTGGGGTGACACGCCGCAGCCTTGGGGTGTCGCCGGCTGGGATACCTTTTCCGACATCTTCGAGGGCATCTATGCCGAGCTGCAAGAGCTTTCGACGCGGCCCGTCATCATTGCTGAGACCGCCTCGGCTGAATTGGGCGGCAGCAAGGCGGATTGGATAACGAGCGCATACCTGAGCGAGATTCCCGAACGGTTTCCGGCCATCGAGGCAGTGGTCTGGTTCAACGTGCTCAAGGAGACCGACTGGCGCATCGATAGCTCGGTCGAATCGTTGCGGGCGTTCGTCACCGCCGCGAACAGTCCGCAGATGCAAGGCACGCTCGTGTTCGGCTAGTCCGGCTTGGTCACGAAGCGCTTCGCTCTCCGCTCTCCGTAACTGCAACCCTTCGTGGCTGCCCTCCCCATGTCCCGTAGCCGCAGCCCTCTGTGGCTGCAATCGAGCGATCTGGGCAACCACGGAAGGTTGCGGCTACACGATCTGGGCAACCGGGCTGGCGTCTGGAAGCGCCCCATCCCGTCAACTCGTGCTGATGGCGCGTTATCGCCAATACGGCTCGAGGATGAACCCAGGTTGCGTGGGCGATAGGACTCCGAGCGAAAGGTTCCGCAGGCGAAGATCGCCAAATCCGCTGTTGACGAGCGTGACCACCAGCTCGGCGGCGCCATCGGGACAGGCGACGCCGGCAAGGCCGCGATGCCACGTTTCATCGAGTTCTTCCGGCGGCGGTAGCTCCGCCGTCGATTCCGACAACACCACCCCGCGCAGATCGAGACAGGAAAGCTGCACCTCTCCCGCTCCGACCGGCAACGCAACCTGATAGTCGAATCGGACCAGATAGAGCGCAGCATCTGAGACGATCTTGCGATACTCGGCCGCGGCATCGCCGTTCTCGAGCGCGTAGATCAACAGTTGGGGGGCGCCGGTCGGGCCAACCTCCGCGAACGCGCTGCCATCCTCGAGCCACCACCCGGGCGCGTCTTCCACCGGCGCGGTTTGGCTGGCCCAGGTGGAGATCGAGCTTCGCTGGTCGCCAACCAGATCGGCGCTCACCCAGAGATCGAGCGACATCACCGGCTGAAACGGTTCCGATTGCACCAGCACGAATCCTCGCGATGCGAGTTCCGCCCGCAGTTCCGCCATCCCCGCGGCTTCCCATGGGTAGTTGGTTGCGATATCCCAGAAGACCGGTGGAAGCTGTGCCTGGCCAATATCGCCCACCTGGATGTCGGGCTCGTAGATGGAAATGGCCGTGCGCACCAGTCCGGTCGAATCGGCAATGAGCTGATGCTCGGGACGTTCCACGGCCACCAGCGGATAGCCGAGCTCATCGAGTTCGCCAGCCGCCACCGCGAGCTGGCGATAGTGTTCTTTGTCGGCGTC
Proteins encoded:
- a CDS encoding adenylate/guanylate cyclase domain-containing protein, whose product is MSSPITFLFTDIEGSSRLWNRYPETMADAVPRQEALLRDAVERHGGTVFKTVGDGVYAVFADAPSSIRAAVAGQRLLLSQHWPGMVDGDDLLVRVAIHTGEADTHDGDYFGPTLNRLSRTLAAGHGGQILCTHETVLACGDAWPEGIERRDLGERALRDVVGSGRIFQIVARELPEQFPPLATLDLRTHNLPRWPTSMVGREADAARLRALLRSREHRMISVLGTGGVGKTRLATEVAAQLLDEFQDGIRFVDLSPLRANEQVLDAIVQVAGAADPLVSPRNALLDWLHGRQLLLVLDNCEQVIEGVAEICSAIVQSAPDVTILATSRAPVRIRGERRIALEPLSLPDDPQTSPAVALFAQRARDVRASFALEHDNAEAIAEICRSVDGLPLAIELAAAWVRMLSPEALQHRLQESRALLRDGPRDLPDRQRTLANTIAWSYDLLEPEDQRAFRRLAVFHGGIAVDAAAAVIWNEGISDPLWALNRLDALVQANLLQVSPDATGEPRFLMLQTIQEFAIDTLREIGEWDDAALAHAAFFSDLAREARPHHRTADSARWLDRLDREFENLQAAVDEQAATPAGLRLVIDLAGFLDQRRTVLQARSWLERAYRPEGSYPPELEAEALFYLGNTWFSDPAVAATFYRRAIAIADESGNPALRVRSVAALSTVAALSGNYATARAMANDVLAAGRAKDDPQIVALGYARLAYTACESGDEQAAIDACREWRAHAERSNDATGDAWGWLIEGRSHRRLGDRPSAESAYDHALARFSQTGDAEAVGLCFLEQGLLLLDTAPEQARPRFERAFSALVTCFDTYTVLSLLEGAARLLVFEETWDAAAECIGAAQQLREQSGIASNGRERAALDRAIDRLLVKLGPGEFAAGLARGRDRSPRALIEQFDAIELPRPVP
- a CDS encoding metal-sensitive transcriptional regulator, which translates into the protein MQTETNGSHAQHEGHQHAPSYEMDKARILARLKRLEGQVRGVQKMVEEDKYCVDVLTQISAIVAGLRATGLLVLEDHIRGCVIGSDPSQQEETLDELMSAIERFNRSVS
- a CDS encoding glycosyl hydrolase, yielding MIETSISRRTVVRTLPTLLALGTLPHARHTRAQESNPRTDTSAVSLGMMVEVVEDRTRLDATIQQIGRPLELVMFHTHWGTNSGIFDPSLLQYVDERGGIPFITWEAWVPIYAGGVGVADQPTFSLANIVSGAFDTYIDSWATGLAAWGKPVLLRFGHEMNGDWYPWSAGANGNTPEQFIEAWIYLHDRFAAAGAENVFWVWSPFASAGDAEQGEIVPLDDVFPGDDYVDYVGASGFNWGDTPQPWGVAGWDTFSDIFEGIYAELQELSTRPVIIAETASAELGGSKADWITSAYLSEIPERFPAIEAVVWFNVLKETDWRIDSSVESLRAFVTAANSPQMQGTLVFG